One genomic window of Hydra vulgaris chromosome 03, alternate assembly HydraT2T_AEP includes the following:
- the LOC105846217 gene encoding VPS10 domain-containing receptor SorCS1 isoform X2: MNICILMILGFALTYGNMQYISEDDSSMVLQQSKLKHNISKRHLNNLSKTNENLTLSEPDKTEFIFQEDSNNVAFVYWKYASEGVIFFLTCESANVSNHNKFVNKGCNSPSNLYRSSNDGKTFTLQNKIFGNAFLHSIYLTPLNKKLKILTDYRNKSIYLTRDNGMSYTRIKTIFAPTFIHFHSKFENILAGYDYTPEGGNSVYISIDSGSTWVKVASDVRNYFWSKNDSTFFIELNDVKNIDEETRSSSLYMCNMPCSSISKVISENLVPYSVYVGINLIMVQYLSNREIYVSYNNRGFEKLVYDKQFIKAHVHHTILNENENEYLLGIIHPDLTVSLYLSGPYGYQMQFVQSDIVMENGFKEDLVPKIDFFELGGSFGTFIVNKKNIGTLISFDKGNNWESIKVNTNDCKSSCEITLYIKVEQATMEFTAPLISKESAPGVIIAQGFFAKMHTNEHAITPHKIFVSFDGGHSWKEHLDTMYGYAILDHGGLIAATPLTYTLDNGLSYTIDYGNTWQVVSISKRYSRIAAIITESSGKSLQLNIFGFLQDQPFLSVKKVNTWVVWQFNFTKLFRGICEPDDYITWKHNDKCVLGRNITSKRRSADKNCLNGISFENNITITPCECSLEDFKCDKYYFKNETNFCLPYNNKHVFDASGCKVSYLKTKGYVKRFGDLCNAGIEKELMPSLEPCPVLPPKVFKISASSNPQTVNTNITFRIDQVYGFFNTVYSWNFGDESKTLRGTFDEMKLVQHAFKTAGNYVVKMIASNVEENVTHTIAVEIVKDFFIDADIVYNPPVIVNVPSEFKLGAYDKNGIWRTLDTKNANFIWSFNDKYTKGLSSVKTFCFLTPGTYKVEVQIITPYSYQLKVKNIPVFKSTTAMDIIIETANDQSIDEELFTKLKEYLVAMSGVFDDTQIIINADYVSDRKVRVYFCDYGDSPKYNSKSIAQELNAQINHLKPLIFNGARIIKSTLVTYSQMENGKKLDKNHWISVIIPLLIIVIAILVVIFFYRKKIRRIFFKQYDHMKNVLVLDMEGEEFVSGERIY, from the coding sequence ATGAACATTTGCATTTTAATGATATTGGGATTTGCGTTAACTTATGGAAATATGCAATATATTAGTGAAGACGATTCGTCTATGGTGCTACAGCaaagtaaattaaaacataacatatcaaaaagacatttaaacaatttaagtaaaacaaatgaaaacttAACTTTAAGTGAACCTGATAAAACCgaatttatttttcaagaagATTCAAATAATGTGGCTTTTGTTTATTGGAAATACGCCAGCGAAggagttattttctttttgacatGCGAGTCAGCAAATGTTTCTAACCACAACAAATTTGTCAACAAAGGCTGCAATAGCCCCAGTAACTTATACAGATCGTCAAATGATGGAAAAACATTTactcttcaaaataaaatttttggcaACGCATTCTTACACAGTATTTACTTAAcgcctttaaataaaaagctaaaaatactCACGGACTACAGaaacaaaagcatttatttaacTAGAGATAATGGTATGTCATACACGcgtatcaaaacaatttttgcgccaacttttattcattttcattcaaaatttgaaaatattttagctGGCTATGATTACACGCCAGAAGGTGGAAATTCTGTTTATATTAGCATTGACAGCGGTTCTACTTGGGTAAAGGTCGCCAGTGACGTTCGAAACTACTTTTGGAGTAAAAATGACTCGACGTTTTTTATTGAACTTAATGACGTAAAGAATATAGATGAAGAGACGCGATCTTCCAGCTTATACATGTGTAATATGCCATGCAGTTCAATATCTAAAGTTATCTCAGAAAATTTAGTGCCATATTCTGTTTATGTTGGAATTAACTTAATTATGGTACAGTATTTAAGTAATCGAGAAATTTATGTTTCTTACAACAATAGAGGGTTTGAAAAATTAGTATATGATAAACAGTTTATCAAAGCCCATGTACATCAcactattttaaatgaaaacgaAAATGAGTATTTATTAGGAATTATTCACCCCGATCTCACTGTAAGTTTGTATCTATCTGGACCATACGGATACCAAATGCAGTTTGTCCAGTCTGATATTGTTATGGAAAATGGGTTCAAAGAAGATTTAGTtcctaaaattgatttttttgaacttgGAGGGTCTTTTGGAACTTTcattgtgaataaaaaaaacatagggACATTAATCAGTTTTGATAAAGGTAATAACTGGGAAtctataaaagtaaatactaaTGATTGTAAAAGTTCTTGTGAAATTACACTGTATATTAAAGTGGAGCAAGCTACTATGGAGTTTACTGCACCTTTGATTTCAAAAGAAAGTGCTCCCGGTGTGATTATTGCACAaggtttttttgcaaaaatgcaCACAAACGAACACGCTATTACACcacacaaaatttttgtatcTTTTGATGGTGGTCATAGTTGGAAAGAACATTTGGATACCATGTACGGTTATGCTATTCTTGATCATGGGGGGCTTATAGCTGCAACACCATTAACGTACACTTTAGATAATGGTTTGTCATACACGATTGATTACGGAAACACTTGGCAAGTGGTATCAATTTCAAAAAGATATTCACGGATTGCTGCAATCATAACAGAGTCCTCAGGAAAAAGTcttcaattaaatatatttggttttttacAAGATCAACCATTTTTATCAGTAAAGAAAGTAAATACTTGGGTTGTATGGCAGTTTaactttacaaaactttttagagGCATTTGTGAGCCGGATGATTAtattacatggaaacataatgaCAAATGTGTCCTTGGTAGGAACATAACTAGCAAAAGACGCAGTGCCGATAAAAATTGCCTTAATGGGATTTCGTTTGAAAACAACATTACAATAACGCCTTGTGAATGCAGTTTAGAAGACTTCAAATGTGACAAATACTATTTCAAAAACGAAACCAATTTCTGCTTGCCGTACAACAATAAACATGTGTTTGACGCAAGTGGCTGTAaagttagttatttaaaaacaaagggTTATGTTAAAAGATTTGGAGATCTTTGCAACGCAGGCATTGAAAAAGAGTTGATGCCCTCTCTTGAACCTTGTCCTGTACTTCctccaaaagtttttaaaatatctgctTCAAGTAACCCACAAACAGTTAACACTAATATTACTTTTAGAATTGACCAAGTATATGGATTTTTTAACACAGTATATAGCTGGAATTTTGGCGATGAAAGTAAAACTTTGCGCGGCACCTTTGATGAAATGAAATTAGTCCAACACGCATTTAAAACTGCCGGAAACTACGttgtaaaaatgattgcatCTAATGTCGAGGAAAATGTTACGCATACAATTGCTGTTGaaattgttaaagatttttttatagatgcAGATATTGTTTACAACCCACCGGTTATTGTCAACGTACCATCTGAATTTAAATTAGGAGCATATGACAAAAATGGAATATGGAGAACACTAGACacaaaaaatgcaaactttatCTGGTCATTTAATGATAAATACACAAAAGGTCTTAgttctgtaaaaacattttgctttttaacaCCTGGAACTTACAAAGTTGAGGTGCAAATAATAACACCGTACAGctatcaattaaaagtaaaaaatatacctGTGTTCAAATCCACAACAGCAATGGATATCATCATTGAAACAGCTAATGATCAATCTATTGATGAAGAActctttacaaaattaaaagagtatTTGGTTGCAATGAGCGGCGTTTTTGATGACACTCAAATCATTATTAATGCAGATTATGTGTCTGATAGAAAAGTCAGAGTATATTTTTGTGACTATGGAGATTCTCCAAAATATAATTCTAAGAGTATTGCTCAAGAATTGAATGCACAGATAAACCACTTAAAACCATTAATATTTAATGGTGCAAGGATAATAAAATCTACTTTAGTTACGTACTCTCAAATggaaaatggaaaaaaacttgataagaaTCACTGGATATCAGTAATTATTccattattaataatagtaattgcTATTTTGgttgtaattttcttttatcGCAAGAAAATTCgaagaatcttttttaaacaatacgaTCACATGAAAAACGTGCTTGTTTTAGATATGGAGGGCGAAGAATTTGTGAGCGGTGAAagaatctattaa